The genomic interval TAGAGAGTGATATTTCTCCGCAAAATCCCAGATAGGAAAGTAATCATGAACGCAAGGCGTTATCTTTTAAAAATCAAAGTGCTTGAAATTGAGCCTGAAATTTGGAGACTACGGCGGTGGTGCATATGATTGCGAGGATCATGTTAGTGAGCTTCTGGACGAGGTGCTGACACAGTTGAATTCCAAAAAGATTGGCCCAGAATTTCGACGTGAAATTCTTGAACGTGTCCTGCCCTTTATCGAAAGCGGCAATGCAGGCATGGATGATTTGCTCTATGAAGTCGCTTATGCCACCTGCTATGATGATACCGACTGGCGCAGGCTGGCGGTGGCTTTTGAAGCCATGCAGGGTGATTGGAAATTGGACCATGCCCGGCGAATATACCGTCGGCTCATGGACGAATGGACGAACTGCGAGGGTTTGTCGCTGAGCGGGCTGAAGCGGCAGGCGACCGTGAAAAGTATCTCCAGATTCAATTCGATCAGGCCACAGACCGCCTGACACTCGAAAAATATAAGGCATTCAAGAAAAAATGCAAAACTGCTGAATGGGCACGATTCGAGTCTCAAGTGGTTGCGCGCATTGAAGCAGTTTGGGAGACAGAACAGCTTAAAGTGCGCATGTATCGCAAAGAGTACGACGAGGCGGTGAATGTTTGGTCGAGTTGGTGTACCCGTCGATAGATTGGAGTGGTGGGGATGAAATTCAGACCGCAAAAAAGCTCGAAAAACGCTACCCTGAAAAGATTCTCAAATACTACGTTTCCGGGCTCGGCAATTTAACGATAAACGCTACGCGAAAGGAGTATGCTCGCAAGGCCAAGGTAATGTCGAAGGTGCACCGTTTGCTTGTCGAGGTCCTTGGTGACGAAGCGCGCTGGAAAAAGTTTGCGACCAAGGTGAAGCAAGCGAATATTCAGTGTCCGGCATCATTGGGAATAATGGAATGTTTCTATTCCTGCCAAATACCTGTCAAAAACAGTGAAATATCATGTTTTAGGATTTGGCAATTATTTGCCAATTCTCCTTCATTTTGGTGTATCAGTCTGCATGTACCTGCATCCCTCTGAAATTATAACGTGCTGATAGATAACGATAAATGTAAATAGATGCAGATAAGTGAAAATAAGTGAACGATTCAAATCGGTTCGACTCCCGCCACCTCCACCATTATAATCGATGACTTAGGTAATAAATAGATCATTCCTGCCAAATTCCTGCCAAAATTGTTCTGCCAATTGCCAGTTGATTTGCGAGTAAACCATATCAACATGGGCACCGATAATGGATAGATCGGACAGATGTTTATTTGGTGAGTTGATTTCGGCTGCCTTACTTGCTCTGCTTGTAGCTGGGTGTAAGCCGACTCCGGAGGTTGTGGTACCTATTCTCAAGCAGAAGGTAGCGGTGGAGGAGCAGCTCAACCTATTTAATCACGAGGCAATTGGCAGAGCCGTTAAGGGAAATCCCTGGGTGGCCCATATCGATGCGGTTGATCTGGATCAGGATGGTCTGCTCGATGTCGTTGGCTGTGAGGCTCGCGAAGGTGAGGTATTTTGGCTGCACCAGACATTTGCGGGAAAGTTCGAGGAAATTACCTTGGCTACTGAAATGAAGGGTCCGGTACATGTGGAAGCGGTGGATATGGATCGCGATGGTGATCTCGATCTGCTGATTGCCAGTATGAGCGTGATTTTCCCTAACAACGATCACATCGGATTTGTTTATATTCTGGAGAACAATGGAAGCCAGGGATTTTTCCGACGAACGATTCTTGAGAATGTAATGAGAGTTTCAGACGTTCGGGCAGGAGATTTTAATGGCGACGGCCAAATGGATTTGATCGTTGGACATTTTGGATACGACCAAGGTGAAATTCAATGGCTTGAACGCACCGGCAAGTGGAGTTTTGAAGGCCACAATCTTCTAAGTTTGTCTGGAACGATACATGTCTGTGTTGCGGATTACGATGGCGATGGTGATGAAGACGTAGCAGCGCAGGTATCCCAGCAATGGGAAGAGATTCACCTATTTCTCAATGACGGCCTGGGCAACTTTTCGAGCAAGGTAATTTTCGGTTCTACAAACGAGGATTTTGCCTCCAGCGGGATGACTTTGGGAGACCTTAATCAGGATGGCAGACCGGATTTGTTGTTCGCGAATGGGGATGGCTTCGGCCCAACTCCGGTACCGGGTGCGCGTCCTTGGCACGGAGTACATTGGTTGGAAAATAAAGGGGAAGGGAAATTTGATTATCGGCGCATTGGTGATCTTCCGGGAGCCTACAGTCCTATCCAGTGCGATCTGGATCAGGATGGAAATATGGATGTGGTAGCAGCGAGTTGTTTCAACGATTGGTTCAGCCCCAAACATGAATCGCTGGTTTGGTTTCGCAACGAGGGAGACTTCACGTTTTCAAAACGAATCCTGGCTTACCAACCCACCCATCTTTTAACGCTCGGTGTAGCCGATTTCTCTGGGTCTGGTGAACCTTGGATTGTGTCCGGGGCTTTTCACGCCTGGCCACCCTATGAAAAAATGACGCGTGTTCTCATATGGAAACCGAAGGAGGCGTTATGAAGGTGAGGGTTGCTGGTCTCCTTAATTTGTTGGTCGGATATCTCATAGTTTTGGTGTTGGCCGGTTGCGGTTTCTCGGAGCGAGAATTTGTGTTGAACACCATTCCCCAGCGACCGGATTTGTCTGGCTGGCCGGATCGGCTTCATCAGCGAATTGAAAACGCTGAACTCCAAGCTCTGAGCGGAAAAAGCCCGGTCGACTCTCTAGTGGATCTGAGTCGGCTTTATCACGCAAATGGATTCTACGAAGAGGCAGGATTGTGTTACCAGGGACTCATGGCGCTGGAGCCGAACAATCCAAAGTGGCCTCACTTGTTGGCGGAACTATTAAGTAGTTATGGTCAGTTGGATGAATCTCTACCATTCAGGCAAAAGGCGATGGAGTTGGCCCCTGATTATTTGCCGGCCCTGGTTCGTTTGGGCGACGGGTTGTTCAAAAAAAACCACTTTGAAGACGCTGAGCTTGCTTACGCTTCAGCCCTTAACATAGATGCCAATAATGCCTATGCACTCGTAGGCTTGGCCAGGGTGGATATGGTAAGGGGCGATTTGGCGATGGCTCAGCAAAAGTTGGAACTGGCTGCAGCCAAAAGTGACTTCAGGATTGGGGCCGATTTATTGGCAACGGTTTTTCAAAATCGAGGAAATGAACAAAAAGCCTCGGCTCTTCGCGGGATAAGAAAGAGCTCCGGATCGTTTAGTGATATTCCCGATCCCTGGCTATTGGATCTGATTTCGGAAAGTTTTGATACTTACCAATTAGCGTTAGCCGCGGGAATGACGGACCGCGGTGGAGATACGATCGCTGGAATTCGATTGCTAAAACGTGCGATTCAAATGGCACCACGAGACGGGGCTCTACATTTTCAGTTGGGTCTCATGTACTTAAGTACGGGAGAACAGCTTCTTGCTCGCAACAGCTTTTCAGATTGTACTGCGGTGGAACCTGCCTTCTCGGATGGATGGTTTCAGTTGGCAAAATTATTAGAAAGCACAGGCGATCCCGAGGGGCAGACTCGCACTTTGGCTGAAGGACTCTTTCACAATCCGGATTCTCCCGGATTGCATTTGGCCAACGGAGATCGCCTTAAGAAATTGAGAGATTACGGCGGTGCAATCAAGGAAATCGAATTGGCCATTTCTCTGCGGCCTGAGGAGGCTGATCCTTATGTTGAGTTGGCGTCATTGTATATGCTTCAGTCGGAGGTCGAAAGGGGAGTTGCTTTGCTGCAACGAGCGCTTGAACTGGAATCTCTTCACCCGCTGGCATTATCAACCTTAACATTTTATTCCATTTCTGAGGGACTCGAGGGCGATGCTCGGAGCTATTTCCAAAAAGCTCGCCAACAACCTCGCCTTTCTGAAAAAGAAATCCTGAATCTGGAAATAGAGTTCGAAAAGAAGTTCGGATCGAAACCGTAAGGTTGGAATACGATTATTTCCT from Verrucomicrobiota bacterium carries:
- a CDS encoding VCBS repeat-containing protein; this translates as MDRSDRCLFGELISAALLALLVAGCKPTPEVVVPILKQKVAVEEQLNLFNHEAIGRAVKGNPWVAHIDAVDLDQDGLLDVVGCEAREGEVFWLHQTFAGKFEEITLATEMKGPVHVEAVDMDRDGDLDLLIASMSVIFPNNDHIGFVYILENNGSQGFFRRTILENVMRVSDVRAGDFNGDGQMDLIVGHFGYDQGEIQWLERTGKWSFEGHNLLSLSGTIHVCVADYDGDGDEDVAAQVSQQWEEIHLFLNDGLGNFSSKVIFGSTNEDFASSGMTLGDLNQDGRPDLLFANGDGFGPTPVPGARPWHGVHWLENKGEGKFDYRRIGDLPGAYSPIQCDLDQDGNMDVVAASCFNDWFSPKHESLVWFRNEGDFTFSKRILAYQPTHLLTLGVADFSGSGEPWIVSGAFHAWPPYEKMTRVLIWKPKEAL